The sequence TTTGTATAGGACAACATCATGGTTTACACAAGATTTTATATGATTATTTACGTTTGTTAATTGATTTTACATGAATTTGCAATGACGTACTCATCAAAGATTTTAGCCAACTCGATGATGGaatcattcaaaaaattattatcaAAATCTTGAAATTTAGGGACAACCCGTGCAcagtggcggtaccaggattttttttcactgggggcaaaaaaaaagatttaaaaccgtagcaatttttttgggaaaaatatggaggttttggggcaaaaaatgaaggtttttaggcaaattatggaagttttggggcaaaatttgaaggtttgtgcgcaaaatttgaaggttttgaggtaAAATTTGGAAATTTTTGGGCAAAATCTGAAGGTTTTAGGgagaaaaaaaatccaccgggagcaaagttgaaaaatccaaaatttttacattaaaaattgcaaatccactgggggcggctgcCCCCGCTTGCCCCTAAATAAAACCGCCCCTGCCCGTGCAACGCATGGGCATTGTCTACTAGTTATACTTAATTTTGAGTGAAAGAAATTCCAGCCATAAATCCGAAATAAATGTGGTACATATTtatccttcaaaaatttacttcctttttcaTTCTTCCATGCAAACCACAATCATTTTCATTTTTGCTTCTCTAAATCAAATCATTTTCCTACAGCAATTATCTTTCTAAAACCTGTTTGAGTTGCATCTCCTTCCCTCTTTTTTCATCTAAATTAATCTAATTTCtaatattaaaaaggaaaaaaaaatatattcaatCTCTTCACCGTTTTGTCTTCATTTCATTGCATAAACCTCGCTGCTCGAATTAAAAATGGTTCGAGCAGCCGAGGAAGATGAAAATGTGAATTCTGGATCAGGTGATGAAGTTGGCACCACAAACAACATTGATGAAAACCAATGCTTATACATGGAGATGATGAAGGAAAAGTTTGCTAAATTGCTTTTAGGTGAAGATATGTCTGGCGGAGGAAAAGGCGTTTCATCCGCTTTGGCTCTATCAAATGCCATCACTAATTTAGCAGGTACAATTCATTTAGCTTTTAGTCTGAATTCAATgaatttaaacaaaatcttttgcaatagattatattttagaatatttaaggtATAAAACTAATTTTTGGTTTATATTGAATGAATTTAGCTGCTGTTTTTGGGGAACAATCGCGATTAGAACCGATGCCGCCAGAAAGAAAAGCAAGGTGGAGAAGGGAAATGGATTTGTTATTATCTGTTACCGATCACATTGTTGAATTTGTAGCCTCAAAGCAAAACACTAATGGTGTAAACATGGAGGTACCCATTTTCATTCTACTCCAGTTATGTAATTATTTATACTTCTATTATATGAATAATTTATTGATTACAGATGGGACAGGGAAAAATTATTTATGATTTGGGTTGAATTTAATACCACCATTTAATAAGTTGTCAATGCTTACCAGGTTATGGTTACCAGGCAACGAAGCGACCTTCATATGAACATTCCTGCATTAAGGAAGCTCGATGCGATGCTCATTGTAAGATTTTGGCAAAAACTGAGATTTTTAGAGGTGGTAGTTACAATTTATATCTGTTGGGGTCAAATGGGCAAAATCAAATTAATTACCTAAAATGTACCAGGTTGAACAGGGTATATAATTATAAGGTTTAAAGTCACCAAGGTGTACATAGAACCTATTAACTCTCTGTATATTAGTTTATTTAtgtaatcatatacatatatatgtagcgCACAAATATTATACAAGAGATTAATTTATTATGAACATAACATATATGTTGTCAAAAGTGACCCGGCTTGTTTGAACCTACCAGTTTTGCCACATCAGTGATACTTTTTACATTATatatgcaataataataataatattgtgatGGTGGACAGGAATGTCTAGATAACTTCGAAGGTGATCACGAGTTTACGTATGCATCTAAAAATGACAATGAAGCAAAAAGTATGAAAAAGAGGGAAGAGGATAAATGGTGGTTACCGACTCCAAAGGTACCTCCTGATGGTTTATCAGACGCTACAAGAAAATGGTTGCAGTTTCAGAAAGACTCTGTTCACCAAGTGCTCAAAGCGGCCCTCGCTATTAATGCCCAGATTCTTATGGAGATGGAGGTCCCAGAAAGCTATACTGAAACTCTTCCAAAGGTAACTAATAATTTATACTGAAATATGAAAAAATTATAGTAAATATGTTGCACATTGATAAAAACTAGAGGTGGCAGTTTCAAGCCATTTACTTATGAATGGGCCAATTTGGGTAGTATTTTATATGTCATGAGTAAAATGGGTAAATAAAATTTGGAACGGGTCGATTGGTTAAATGGGTTAAACATCCCTGACAGTCTACATTCAAATGCAGACAACCTCCTACATTGTATTATTGTAATAACATTACTTTCTAAGCATGATTAACATATTACTTTATctgaaaaatatacaaaataagttTGTAAGTCTACCTGACCCGTACAGAAAAAATTGTTTCAATCCCAGCCCATAACTCAGACCCGCAAAATTTGCCACCTTTTTAAAAAAAGGTTAAATCTTGATGGTGTATGTTTCCTCGTGGATTATGCAGAACGGGCGTGCAAGTTTGGGAGACAATATATACAAAAGTATTACTGATGAGCATTTTGATCCAGATAGCTTCCTTTCTGCTATAGATTTGACTACAGATCATAAAATTGTTGACCTCAAAAGTAGAATTGAGGCGTCTGACGTTATATGGAAACGAAAGATTACTGCTAAAGATGGACGGTCTGGATGGGGTTCAGGTGTGAGTTTGGAGAAGAGAGAACtatttggagatagagcacaaacgATTTTACTTATACTTAAACAACGTTACCCTGGCATTCCTCAAACTACACTAGAAATCAGCAAAATCGAACATAACCGAGTAAGAATTTTCTCTTACCCATATTGTAATCAAGAAATTAGTCTAAAGATCACTAAAAGAATACTAAAGTTTAAGAATTTTTCCTTACCCATATTTGCAATCAAGAAATTAGTCTAAAAATCACTAAAAGAATAATAAAGTTTCTTGCTTTTGTTACTTTCTTGATTGTACAGGATGTTGGACTTGCTATTCTTGAAAGCTATTCAAGAATTCTTGAAAGTTTGGCTCATAAAGTATTATCACGTATAGAAGATGTACAACACGCAGATGCTATTACACAAAGTCCGTCTTCACGGAGTTTGAAAATGAACTCTCTTAAAGATTCATTAGGTTAGTTTGAGTTTCGTAGTAAGCATGAATTTGTACTTATAACACATCAAATTTTTGAAAGAAGTAACACCAATACTATAACAATAAGTCTTGAGTTGGAACCAACCATAGTACTTACAAATTGTGGCAAAGATACATTTCAAACGTACTAAAGTAATTAATTATCTGTTCATGTTGTTGATATGATCAGATTAGATTTTGCCACGTGGACCAAGCTTAGGTTTCTGTTGTGGGCCCTTGACAATCGGTAGCTGGTCTCCTGTTGCGTTGGCACTGACGTAAGCAAGGGCAGAACCACCTCCTAGTAACAAGAACTTGAGTAGCAGCCCTCTCTTGGTAAATGGTGCGGCGAATGTCTCGAAAAACTTGCTCTGCAATCAAGTGTATACAAATGGACACCATTAGAGATTATACCATACCATACCATAGTGTAAAATACATCAATGTAAAAAAAAAGTCCATATACAATATTTTGAATATTCGCAAACTTTGGATGTGTGGTTATGTATACCTGAAGAGGGTTGTAAGGTGAAGGAGCATCAGAACCATAAACATCCCATTCACCAGTAGTGTTACCCAAATCTTCTAAATCAAAGTATACACTTTTATCACCATATTTAGCCACCACAGCTCCAGCCCTGTATAACAGAATTTAAAAGGGTAAATGGCGTAGAAAATACATTAATTCATCGGATTTTGAATTAATGTAAGATATTTTAGGGCACATTTATTGTACCCAAGATGATACAAAGAGTGATGGTATGACAAGAAAAAATGTAATCCTACAATTGTCAAATAAACACTTCTTGGTGTTGTGATGCTTTAAAAAATTAACGCCCCATTTGGCTCGCGGAATCCAATAGGATTCCAATAGGATTCCTTGGATTCCGGCGGAATTtgaattgaatttagacacgcatcgtgtctaaattcaattccaattcctcCAGAATCCCATTGGATTTCGTGAGCCAAACGGGGCCTAAGAATTCCTTGTGATCTAAGGATTCTACTAATGACTGCCCTTATAGTCATCCTTAGTATGCATACCATGTATTGTACATAGCGGCGTATTTGATTTACGAGTATTTGGTAGCGGTTATTCAGACGTACAATATGTCTATGCACATTAACAATAGGGCAGTCGTTAGAAAAATATTTGATCTAATGGCAAGGAAAATAACTTATTAGATACCTCAAACTGAATATAATAGAAACCAAGTAGCCgaactaaaaaaaaaattattcaagcTGGGTACTTTTTTTGTGTTATTTATTTTATCCTTTAAAGAAATTAAAGTGTGATATAGTACCTGAATTTGTTGGGTTTGAGAGCTTGGCAAGAAGGCCTGAGGTTGAGCTTGGTTCCAGTGAGGGAACTGCCACTGAGTCCCttaatggtggtgatggttggtgtgaAAGTTGCAAGAGATGCCATTGCTGCAACAAACTTTGGTTATAATAaatatgtgattattattattgctattgtgaATCAAAATGTTGATGAAGGAGAGTATATAGAATGAAGGAGAAGAAATACATGATAGTGTGGTGGGGTCATATGATTTAGTTGCATGGATGATAGCATGCCATGTGGATATTTGATTTGTAAGCAAAGATATGGTATTCACTCATTTAGGAGATGGGATTGGTTCAAAATAGATAAGGCTATCTAGCTCCTCATGTTGATTTTTCAacttgattacattagaattactGAATTACAATTACAATGTATAATTATTTCAGAGGTATGATTACATTCTAATAATTGTGATTCTATTATTTCATACTCACGTCTGAATGAAAAATCTTACTAACTTTATAACTACAAATGTGCTCGATCCTATTACAAACCATCATTATTGAACTAACGCACTAATATACACAAGCCAAACCTATGAACAAACAATACAACATCGTCTCGATCGATTACTTCTATTGAACAAACCATATTGAACAAATCATACAAGTTAAACACAACAATCTAAAATCCTACTTTTCAACACCACCAAACCGAACAACCCAGCACCGACGAGGGCTAACCCAAACCAGCTATCACCAACGCAAACCACAACTAAGACATGATCAAGGAATCAACCAAATACACTAAAAAAACATTAAACTTCCATTACGGATATGTCAAAACCGAAAAGAGGGAAACGTTAAAATGAGATACCCCACTGGGTGTAAAAACACAAACTGTAGATGCCAACCCATCCTTGAAACACCGTCAAACCACCAAAATATCAAAACAAACACCACGAATTAAGCTCAAAAGTAAGTACCGTTAAGAAGGAGAGCAGCGATAATGGGATAAAATCACCGAGTTGGACACTTGAGAAAACGCTGACAATAGGTAAAAAATGCGGAATCACCAACAAAAAAATCAATAAAGTTCATGCCGCGATGATAAAAACCATACAAACCAACTCT comes from Rutidosis leptorrhynchoides isolate AG116_Rl617_1_P2 chromosome 4, CSIRO_AGI_Rlap_v1, whole genome shotgun sequence and encodes:
- the LOC139845625 gene encoding photosystem I reaction center subunit VI, chloroplastic-like, which gives rise to MASLATFTPTITTIKGLSGSSLTGTKLNLRPSCQALKPNKFRAGAVVAKYGDKSVYFDLEDLGNTTGEWDVYGSDAPSPYNPLQSKFFETFAAPFTKRGLLLKFLLLGGGSALAYVSANATGDQLPIVKGPQQKPKLGPRGKI
- the LOC139842926 gene encoding rop guanine nucleotide exchange factor 12-like, whose product is MVRAAEEDENVNSGSGDEVGTTNNIDENQCLYMEMMKEKFAKLLLGEDMSGGGKGVSSALALSNAITNLAAAVFGEQSRLEPMPPERKARWRREMDLLLSVTDHIVEFVASKQNTNGVNMEVMVTRQRSDLHMNIPALRKLDAMLIECLDNFEGDHEFTYASKNDNEAKSMKKREEDKWWLPTPKVPPDGLSDATRKWLQFQKDSVHQVLKAALAINAQILMEMEVPESYTETLPKNGRASLGDNIYKSITDEHFDPDSFLSAIDLTTDHKIVDLKSRIEASDVIWKRKITAKDGRSGWGSGVSLEKRELFGDRAQTILLILKQRYPGIPQTTLEISKIEHNRDVGLAILESYSRILESLAHKVLSRIEDVQHADAITQSPSSRSLKMNSLKDSLG